CGACGATTTGCCCATCGTGAACATAGGCGAGATTCCGCCGGCGCCAGCGGCTCCCGACATCCCGACAGAGACGGGTACATCGCAAACCCAAGGCGAATCAGAAGATGGGACCGATGGCGGCGAACGAGAAGAGACCGTCGAGGTCACGCCTCCCACGACCGAGCCCGTTGTTACCACCCTGGCCCTCTCCCAATATGCCTCCAAGGTCCTGGACTTCAGCACCGAATACGACCCCATGGACTGGGCGGCGCATCAGGTTCTGGGCGCTCCCAACACCTTCTACTACGATGACATCGAGACAGCCTGGGCCACCGAAAACTATAATGGTGACGGGACAGCGGCCGCTGATGAATTCGTCGCCGTTCAGTTCTTGAAGCCGGTTTACGCCACTGGCGCGACCATTCGCGAAACGCTGGGCAACGGGTTCGTCACCCAGATTGATGCCATTGATATCGACGGCAACTACCACACGGTTTGGGCCGGTACCGACACCAGTCCTTCCGGCACGCCCCATGACTTCACGGTCTCTTGGGCTGAAACCAGTTTCCTGACCACCGGTCTTAGAGTCCATGTCGATACCGACGCCGATCTCAATGACTGGGAGGAAATCGATAGCATCCAACTGCACGGCCAGTATGACTCCAGCCAAGGCATCCTGGATCTGACCGGCAGCGCCACCGACGATGTGCTCATGGGCTCGGATGTGGGAGATGTCATTGAAGGTCTGGGCGGCAACGACATCATATACGGCGGCACAGGCAACGACACCATGACCGGTGGCGATGGCACCGATATCTTCAGCTACGTAGCGAATGCGCTTGGCGACGAAGGGGGTGATACCATCACTGACTTCGATGTGGAGAATGATTTTCTGCTGTTTGAAATGGGAAGCGACCTGCAGTTCAACTCCGGGCTCATGTCGTTTGTCTCATCGCTGATGTATTCCAGCGAGAGTTCCGGTTATTACTATTCCTACTCATACAACACGGCCGCCGGCCAGTTCTATAATGCCGGGACCGGCATCAACGCCGGAAGCCTGGCCGACCAGTTCGACTACGGGTTTGGAGAAGGGCAAGCCATCTTCATGTTCGCGAGCGTTGGCGAGGACGACAGCCAAGGCACCCTCTATTACGGAACCTCCAGCTCCTACTCACAGGTCGCCACCATCCACTTTGGCAATGGTGGGAGTGCCGAAGACCTCAGTGCCGCCGATCTGGTGATACGTGGCTCTGGCGGTGGTGTTGGTGAACAGCTCTTTTAATCAACCGGTGACGGACGCCCTCCGGCCTCCGTCACCCCCCCTTGGCCATCGGTTGTTCAGCGACAATCCCCTGGGTCCCAGGGCCCGGGTACGATAGGATAAGGTCCTCGTTCCCAGTCGGACCCTTCCCATGCCAAAGTTCCTCTTTCTGGCGGCTTTTCTTATCTTCCACCTGAGCAGCCAGGGTCACGCGCTCCCCACACCGCCCGCCGATGTCCCCGCCTGCCCGGCCTATCACGATGGCCAGGGCATCTTCGTCCCCACTCTGCCGCCAAAGCCCTTGCCGGAAACCACCTTCGAGGGCTCATCGGGCCGACCGGTCTCGACCAGTCAACTGGTCGGGCGCCCGTTGCTGATCAATTTCTGGACCACCTGGTGCCCGCCCTGCCTGACCGAACTGCCGTCGCTGAACCGACTTCAAATCAAAGCGCGTGAGAGCGGTCTGCTGGTTTTGCCGCTTAATCGTGACAAGCCCACGTCCCAGGTGAAAACCTTCCTGGCCGACCGGGACCTAAAGCATTTGATTGTCGCCACCGACCGCTTCGGCAAGGCTTCCCACACCAATGATATTCCGTCAAAACTGCCGGTGACCCTTTTTGTCGATCGCCAAGGGTTGGAACGGGGGCGTCTGCTGGGCACCATCGCCTGGGACGAAGGCCCCCGCTTTGATCACCTGAAACGATGTCTGGACCTGCCATGAGCCTCGCCCTGCCCCGCCTTGCCCCCGCCGCCGTGATCTATACCGGGGATACGGTCGATACCAGCCTGCTGGCTCGGTTCGCCGCCGACCTGAAAGACAGGGGCTGGAGCGTGGGCGGCATCGTCCAGGAAAAGCTGACCGGAGAAGCCGGACAGGCCGTCGGTCGCGACCTGATCGACCTGACCGACGGACGGCGCATCCCCCTGGCCCGCCCCAGTCCCGGACAAATCGAAAGCGGTAGCTGCGCCATGGATGAATCCGCCTTGGCCGAGGCTGGCCCCTCCCTGCGCCGCTCCATGGACAACGGTGCCGATCTGCTCATCATCGAAAAGTTTGGCAGAATGGAACAAGAGCACGGCGGCCTGCTGGACGAGATCATGACCGCCATGGCCGAGGGCTTCCTGGTGCTGACCGCCGTTTCCGCCTCGGCGCTGGAACAATGGAGCCAATTGACCGGGGGCATGACCCGGCTTCTGGCCTGGACCGAAGCCGATCTGTGGCGCTGGTGGGGACCACACCGTTTGGCCCGCGAGTTGGAACTGTCGGTGGATCTTGACGCCGTCGCCGGGCGGGTGGTGCTGGGACGCAACTGGACCTTGGTGGAAGGCCCCGACGGCTGCGGCCTCGCCCAAACCCCCGAGCGGATGGGAAGCGCCGGACGCCCGCTGCGCGACGCCGGATTTCTTGGCGGTCGCAAACTGCGCGATCTGGCGGCCTGGATCCATTCCTGGGACCCGCTGGAGGCAGCGGTGGGCCTGGCGGCGATCAACGCCCATTGCAATCGCTATGACCTGCAAGGCCAGGACAGCGACGGCCTGGATCTGCTGGCCGAGACCGAAGGTACCGTGACCGCCATCGGGCGCTTTCCCGGACTGGCCACCCGATTGGGCCATCATCGCATTGTCGAGGACGATCCGCGCGATGGCGCTTATCCACCCGCCGCCGCCGGATGGCTGCTGCCCGATGGTCCGGCGGTGATCCATGCCTCGGCCCTGGTGGACCGGACCCTGCCCAATTTGCTGAGTGCCTGCCGCCAACCGGCTGTGCTGATGGGACCGGGAACCCCTCTAACACCTCGTCTGAAAGCCTATGGCATCGGTGCTCTGGCCGGGGTGGTGGTGACCGATTTGGAGAGGGTGGCTCAAGCGGTGGCCGAAGGGGGAAGCCTGCGCAGCCTGCGCCCCTTCTTGCGCAATGTATTAGTTTAAGGGACCATTATAATCCTTTGAGCTTCCGCAAGATCTTCCGGCGAATTGATGTTGAAAAACGGGTCTGGATCGCCGGAGAACCAGGTACTCTGGGCCCCTATTTCATCGACCCAGGCGGTCACCCGATGCTCGTCACGCTCCACCAGAAAATCCCGTAGTGCCTCGTGGCTCTCCAGCGGCCAGAGACCGACCACCGGATGCCGTCGCGCTCCCGACTGGGCCACCGCCGCCGGCGCCCCCGCCAAAATCGTCTCACGCAGGGTCGATACCAGATCGGTGGGAATGAACGGCGCATCGGTGGGCACCGAGACAATCCAGCGGGCAGCGGGCACATGACGCTCGGTCCACTCCATGGCGCTGAGCAGCCCCACCAGCGGCCCACCATATCCCGGCAGGCAGTCTGGAACGATATTAATATCTTTTGAAACAATAACTCCCAAAGGATTGTTAATGTTTAGTATCAGGTGAGAAACCTGCGGCTTCAGGCGTTCAGCGACCCGAGCCAGCAGCGGCTTTCCATCCAAACGCAGGCGCCCCTTGTCCTGACCGCCCATGCGCCGGGACAGGCCTCCGGCCAGCACCACGCCCACTACGTCATTGTCGTCGTACATCGCATTCGGACCTTGAATTGCGCCATCGGGACAGTATCACATGACCCTGTTGAGAACAGGGGCGAAATCCCCGGCCATTGGCGCTAAAGTACCACCATCATGCAAGACGCCTATCAACGTGCCATCACCTATCTGCGGGTCTCGGTCACAGATCGATGCGATCTGCGCTGCCGCTATTGCATGGCCGAGGATATGACCTTCCGGCCCCGGGATGAGTTGTTGTCCCTGGAAGAACTGGATCGGCTTTGCTCGGCCTTCGTGGGGCGCGGAGTGCGCAAGCTGCGTATCACCGGCGGCGAGCCGCTGGTCCGGCGCAACATCATCCATTTGTTCCGACGCCTGTCCCGGCACCTGGAAGCCGGATCCCTAGACGAATTGACCCTGACCACCAACGGCAGCCAACTGGCCCACCATGCCCGGGATCTGATGGACTGTGGCGTCAGGCGGGTGAATGTCTCGCTGGATACCCTCGACCCGGCGGAATTTGCCGACCTGACCCGCTTCGGGGACCTGAAAAAGGTGCTATATGGCATTGATACAGCTCGAAAAGCAGGCCTGAAGATCAAGATCAATGCGGTGGCCCAGCGCGGCCTGACCGAGCGCAGCGCCGACCGAATGGTTGAATGGTGCGGCGACCAGGGTTTCGATCTGACCTTCATTGAGACCATGCCCATGGGCGATATCGGCGGCACCCGCCAAGACAGCTACCTCCCCCTGTCGGCGCTGCGAACGCAATTGGACCGACGCTGGACTCTGACTCCGTCGGACCATGCCACCGGCGGCCCGTCACGCTATATGGACGTGGCGGAGACCGGACAGCGGATCGGGTTCATCACGCCACTGTCGGATCACTTCTGTGAAAGCTGCAATCGGGTGCGTCTGACCTGTACCGGAACCCTGTACATGTGCCTGGGTCAAGACGATGCCGCCGACCTGCGTGGTCCGCTGCGCGACCACCCGAGCGAGGATGGACCGCTGCTTCAGGCCATTGACGACGCCATCGCCCGCAAGCCCAAGGGCCACGAGTTTTTGATCGACGACACCCATGGCGATCCCGCTCTAACGCGCCATATGAGCGTTACCGGCGGATAGACTTCTCTGGCCTGGATCGATCCAGGGTCTATACTCATCCCAACCCGCATTGCAGGACGGAGGCCCACGTGCCCCACCCGGAATTCAAGATCGCCTTTGCCGCCGCCAGACAGGATCTGGCCCAGAAAGCCAAACGGGCCCTGGAAGACCTCTATTCCCACGTCCCTCAGGAAGAAGCGGAGATCATCGTCGCCTTGGGCGGTGACGGCTTCATGCTGCATGCCCTGCACAATCACATGGAGCGCAATATCCCCATCTATGGGATGAACAAGGGCACGGTGGGCTTCATGATGAATAGCTATCGGGTGGAAAACCTGATGGAACGGCTGGCCGCCGCCGAATCCTATCGCCTGCATCCATTGCGCATGCGGGTCCGCACCACTGACGGCCAAGAACAAGAAGCCCTGGCCATCAACGAAGTCTCTTTGCTGCGTCAATCGCGCATGGCGGCCAAGCTGCGTATCCATATCGACGGTGTGGCCCGCATGGAAGAACTGATCTGCGACGGCGCCATGGTCGCCACTCCAGCCGGCAGCACGGCCTATAACCTGTCGGTCTATGGGCCGATTCTGCCCCTGGGCAGCGATCTGCTGGCCTTGACTCCCATCAGCGCCTTTCGTCCCCGGCGCTGGCGAGGGGCGATTTTGCCGCGCACGGCCGTGGTCACCCTGGAAGTCCTGGATGCCGACCTGAGACCGGTCTCAGCAACCGCGGATTGGACCGAAGTGCGGCATGTAAGCGAGGTCCGAATCTTCGAGGACCCGGATACGCGGCCGATCTTGCTGTTCGATCCGGAGCACAATCTGGAAGAACGCATCCTCAAGGAACAGTTCCAGCCCTGAGGATCCGGGAAACATCTCAAAATTCGAATACAAGTAAAACTGAATATTCACCGAATCTTTTATAAACTAAATCTAATAAGTATTTTAATTACTTGACACTAAGGTACCAAAGAAATATATTTATTTTACACAGACACGGGGATTGCTCCTCCGAATTCCCCTAATTCCCGTGTCGGGATGAGGCCACAGCGAGTGGTTTCCTCCTCGTGCTCTTGGAACACACCCCTTAAACCGCGCAACGATTCCCCCTGTTGCGCGGTTTTTTTTGCCTATATTCGACCTAGTCTTGAGTTTGTCAGCGGCAATCGACACCAACGGCATCGCTCAACTTGGTGAAACCATCCGCGGTCAGTAGGTCCGACAGCTCCCGATTGATGCGCGCGGCCAGCCCCGGCCCCTCATAGATCATCGCCGAATAGATCTGGATCAGCGATGCCCCGGCACGGATGCGAGCATAGGCTTGTCGACCATTGGCGATTCCCCCTACCCCGATCAGCGGCAGCTTGCCTTCGGTCAGCTTGTACATATCCGAAAGCACCCGGGTCGCCAGATCGGTCAGCGGTTGACCGCTGAGGCCGCCGATTTCCGTGCGTGAGGCAGCAGACAGGCTATCGGGCCGGGTGATGGTGGTATTGGTGGCGATCAGGCCGTCTATGGCCAGATCCAGGACCACGGCGGCGGTATCCGCTTTGTCCTCGTCGGTCAGATCCGGGGCGATCTTGAGCAGCAGCGGCGGTTGAGTTTGCAGGCCATCCCGCGCCGCCTTGACCGCTGACAGCAAGTGGGACAGCTCCTCCCGCCCCTGCAAGGCTCTCAGGCCCGGCGTATTGGGTGATGAGACATTGACCACCAGATAGTCGGCCAAGGGCCCCAGAATCTCCACGCCGCGTATATAGTCGGCGGCTGCGTCGGGGCTCGTCTTGTTCTTGCCCAGATTCACCCCGACAATGCCGCGCCGCGGGCGGGCCGATAGGTTTTGCCGGGCTATTTCCAAGCCCTTACTGTTAAAGCCCATGCGGTTGATGACGCCTCGATCCTCGATCAGCCGGAACAGTCGCGGTTGCGGATTGCCCGGCTGCGGCTCGGGGGTAATGCTGCCCACCTCGGTAAAGCCGAACCCCAGGTCAAGCACCTGGTCGGGCACCTCACCGTCCTTGTCGAACCCGGCGGCCAGCCCCACCGGATTGGGGAAGTCGAGACCCCATAATGTCCTTTGTAGGTTCTCCGCGACCACCGCCGCCGGGCGGGGCGTCATGCCGCGCCGCAAAGCGCGCAACGCCATACCATGAGCCGATTCCGGGTTCAGTTGTCGCAACAGGGGCCAGGCAACGCTGTACCAGTCGGCCATCAGAAGTCCTCCGGAAAAAGATCCGCCGGAAAAAGGTGCCCGGCTTGGTCATTCAGCGGCAGCGGATCGACCCGCTGTACCAATTTGATACTTAGCGCCTCATAGAGGTGTGGAAATAAGGCACCGCCTCGAGACGGCTCCCATTGCAGGGCGCCCCCCAGGTCTTCGGCATGAACGGTCAGCAGCAACAGGTCGGCCTCCCCTGCCCGGTGCTTGCGGGCGCTTTCGCGGATCTGCTCAGGCGTGGAGAAATGCAGGAAGCCGTCAGCCCGGTCCTGAGCCGATCCTTCGTATCGGCCGGTCTGTTGAGCTTGGGCCCATTCCCCGGCCCGGGCCAGATGGTGGATGCGAGTCGTCATGGCGCCAGATTAGCGCACTGGCCAGCCGGACTCATCAGCAAATACCCTCAATAAAAAAAGTGTTTTCAGGGACTGCGAATGCATATTAGAAATATTCTCGATTGCTGATGTGCTCATCACTTTCAATTTCCAGAGCCGGGCGACCGGTTCTCCGTTCTCCCCCTGGGCCCCTTACGTGGGTCCATCCCTCGGTCCAAGATCCGACACCTGGCCGGGGGATTTTTTTATCTGTTTTCAGCGGAATGGCGGGGCATACATCAGCCCGCCTCGGGTCCAAAGGTCGTTCAGCCCCCGTTGCAAACCGACTTTGGTATTCGGACCGATATTGCGCTCGAAGATTTCGCCGTAATTGCCCACTTGTTTGATAATCCGATAAGCCCACTTGGGGTCCAGCCCAAGGGCCTCCCCCAGTTCGGCGGTTTCGCCCAGGAACCGGCGGTTGGCGACATCCTCGCCGGCCAGGAACGAATCGATGTTTTGCGATGTGATGCCCCGTTCTTCGGCCTCCACCGTCGCAAACAGAGTCCACTTGACGATATCGAACCATTGATCGTCGTCATTACGCACCACCGGACCCAGAGGTTCCTTGGAGATGGCCTTGGGCAAGATGACGTAGTCCCCAGGCACCGGCGCGTTGTAGGCGCGGATGGAAGCCAGCCCGGAAATATCCTCGGCATAGGCATCGCATTTACCCAAAAACACGTTGTTCTTAAGCACATCTTGGGAGGCGAACAGTCGGACCACGAAATCCAGATCATGGGTCTTCGAATACTCCACGACGTTCTTTGATCCGGTGGTATGGTCGGCGACGCAAACCACCCGCCCTTTGAGGTCGGCGACTTTTTCGGCGCCCAAGGACCGGGGCACCATGAAGCCCTGCCCGTCGTAGAAATTCACCCCGGCAAAATCGAGCCCCGGGAGAGAATCCCGCCCCAGGGTCCAGGTGGTGGTGCGATAAAGCACATCCACCTTGCCTTGCTGAACCATGGGCAGCCGCTGTTCGTTACTGACGGGGAAAAACCGGGCCCGCATAGCATCACCGAGAACCGCGGCGGCGATGGCGCGGCAGAAATCCACGTCAAAGCCTTCCCATTCACCTGCGCTGTTGCGTAGGACAAAACCCAGATGGCGCTCCCCGGCCCCGCATTTCACGTAGCCACGTTCGCGCACCGAGTCGAGAACCGCACCGGCGCTAGCCTGTGTCCCACCCAGGGTGGCGATCAAAGCGCAAAATAGCCATGTGATCAGGATGAGACGCATTGCAAAGTGAATCCTTTGTCTATCCGAGGTTAATGCTAAGGTATAGGATCCTTG
The sequence above is drawn from the Magnetospira sp. QH-2 genome and encodes:
- a CDS encoding DUF952 domain-containing protein, producing MTTRIHHLARAGEWAQAQQTGRYEGSAQDRADGFLHFSTPEQIRESARKHRAGEADLLLLTVHAEDLGGALQWEPSRGGALFPHLYEALSIKLVQRVDPLPLNDQAGHLFPADLFPEDF
- a CDS encoding FecR domain-containing protein, giving the protein MKTLDMDFGGTSGNGSAFTATVDAGTEQVVLPTEFGMATAEYDREGSDLIMTGSNGDKMVLVDYFAQDEAPDLATADGAVITGSVASKLAGPLAPGQVAQSEIAAMEGMAPIGQVDTTTGTVTVTHADGTKETLAKGDSVYQGDILETASDGAVGVILADNSVFSLGEGGRMVLDEMVYDPGSQEGSASFALLTGAATFVSGQIAKFGQDAMVVNTPVATIGIRGTKVFLETDGDSIQAVNLPESTLRGETVGEIVLMSPSGDTLGTINNLGGGWNWTPSASATPTSFQMDSAQIQNIVTQVSTILPRTLEEKALDVMDRLQEIRAKAQEARDNGDEEAAQQLEAEAEQAAAELEAALQEVEENLGYDVNIGEEVGLEEGLDAFDTAAGGEEDGGQGGDTAGGTDDLPIVNIGEIPPAPAAPDIPTETGTSQTQGESEDGTDGGEREETVEVTPPTTEPVVTTLALSQYASKVLDFSTEYDPMDWAAHQVLGAPNTFYYDDIETAWATENYNGDGTAAADEFVAVQFLKPVYATGATIRETLGNGFVTQIDAIDIDGNYHTVWAGTDTSPSGTPHDFTVSWAETSFLTTGLRVHVDTDADLNDWEEIDSIQLHGQYDSSQGILDLTGSATDDVLMGSDVGDVIEGLGGNDIIYGGTGNDTMTGGDGTDIFSYVANALGDEGGDTITDFDVENDFLLFEMGSDLQFNSGLMSFVSSLMYSSESSGYYYSYSYNTAAGQFYNAGTGINAGSLADQFDYGFGEGQAIFMFASVGEDDSQGTLYYGTSSSYSQVATIHFGNGGSAEDLSAADLVIRGSGGGVGEQLF
- the moaA gene encoding GTP 3',8-cyclase MoaA codes for the protein MQDAYQRAITYLRVSVTDRCDLRCRYCMAEDMTFRPRDELLSLEELDRLCSAFVGRGVRKLRITGGEPLVRRNIIHLFRRLSRHLEAGSLDELTLTTNGSQLAHHARDLMDCGVRRVNVSLDTLDPAEFADLTRFGDLKKVLYGIDTARKAGLKIKINAVAQRGLTERSADRMVEWCGDQGFDLTFIETMPMGDIGGTRQDSYLPLSALRTQLDRRWTLTPSDHATGGPSRYMDVAETGQRIGFITPLSDHFCESCNRVRLTCTGTLYMCLGQDDAADLRGPLRDHPSEDGPLLQAIDDAIARKPKGHEFLIDDTHGDPALTRHMSVTGG
- a CDS encoding quinone-dependent dihydroorotate dehydrogenase; the protein is MADWYSVAWPLLRQLNPESAHGMALRALRRGMTPRPAAVVAENLQRTLWGLDFPNPVGLAAGFDKDGEVPDQVLDLGFGFTEVGSITPEPQPGNPQPRLFRLIEDRGVINRMGFNSKGLEIARQNLSARPRRGIVGVNLGKNKTSPDAAADYIRGVEILGPLADYLVVNVSSPNTPGLRALQGREELSHLLSAVKAARDGLQTQPPLLLKIAPDLTDEDKADTAAVVLDLAIDGLIATNTTITRPDSLSAASRTEIGGLSGQPLTDLATRVLSDMYKLTEGKLPLIGVGGIANGRQAYARIRAGASLIQIYSAMIYEGPGLAARINRELSDLLTADGFTKLSDAVGVDCR
- a CDS encoding DUF2478 domain-containing protein encodes the protein MSLALPRLAPAAVIYTGDTVDTSLLARFAADLKDRGWSVGGIVQEKLTGEAGQAVGRDLIDLTDGRRIPLARPSPGQIESGSCAMDESALAEAGPSLRRSMDNGADLLIIEKFGRMEQEHGGLLDEIMTAMAEGFLVLTAVSASALEQWSQLTGGMTRLLAWTEADLWRWWGPHRLARELELSVDLDAVAGRVVLGRNWTLVEGPDGCGLAQTPERMGSAGRPLRDAGFLGGRKLRDLAAWIHSWDPLEAAVGLAAINAHCNRYDLQGQDSDGLDLLAETEGTVTAIGRFPGLATRLGHHRIVEDDPRDGAYPPAAAGWLLPDGPAVIHASALVDRTLPNLLSACRQPAVLMGPGTPLTPRLKAYGIGALAGVVVTDLERVAQAVAEGGSLRSLRPFLRNVLV
- the mobA gene encoding molybdenum cofactor guanylyltransferase MobA — encoded protein: MYDDNDVVGVVLAGGLSRRMGGQDKGRLRLDGKPLLARVAERLKPQVSHLILNINNPLGVIVSKDINIVPDCLPGYGGPLVGLLSAMEWTERHVPAARWIVSVPTDAPFIPTDLVSTLRETILAGAPAAVAQSGARRHPVVGLWPLESHEALRDFLVERDEHRVTAWVDEIGAQSTWFSGDPDPFFNINSPEDLAEAQRIIMVP
- a CDS encoding amino acid ABC transporter substrate-binding protein, encoding MRLILITWLFCALIATLGGTQASAGAVLDSVRERGYVKCGAGERHLGFVLRNSAGEWEGFDVDFCRAIAAAVLGDAMRARFFPVSNEQRLPMVQQGKVDVLYRTTTWTLGRDSLPGLDFAGVNFYDGQGFMVPRSLGAEKVADLKGRVVCVADHTTGSKNVVEYSKTHDLDFVVRLFASQDVLKNNVFLGKCDAYAEDISGLASIRAYNAPVPGDYVILPKAISKEPLGPVVRNDDDQWFDIVKWTLFATVEAEERGITSQNIDSFLAGEDVANRRFLGETAELGEALGLDPKWAYRIIKQVGNYGEIFERNIGPNTKVGLQRGLNDLWTRGGLMYAPPFR
- a CDS encoding NAD kinase, which translates into the protein MPHPEFKIAFAAARQDLAQKAKRALEDLYSHVPQEEAEIIVALGGDGFMLHALHNHMERNIPIYGMNKGTVGFMMNSYRVENLMERLAAAESYRLHPLRMRVRTTDGQEQEALAINEVSLLRQSRMAAKLRIHIDGVARMEELICDGAMVATPAGSTAYNLSVYGPILPLGSDLLALTPISAFRPRRWRGAILPRTAVVTLEVLDADLRPVSATADWTEVRHVSEVRIFEDPDTRPILLFDPEHNLEERILKEQFQP
- a CDS encoding TlpA disulfide reductase family protein codes for the protein MPKFLFLAAFLIFHLSSQGHALPTPPADVPACPAYHDGQGIFVPTLPPKPLPETTFEGSSGRPVSTSQLVGRPLLINFWTTWCPPCLTELPSLNRLQIKARESGLLVLPLNRDKPTSQVKTFLADRDLKHLIVATDRFGKASHTNDIPSKLPVTLFVDRQGLERGRLLGTIAWDEGPRFDHLKRCLDLP